A stretch of the Desulforamulus ferrireducens genome encodes the following:
- the tnpB gene encoding IS66 family insertion sequence element accessory protein TnpB (TnpB, as the term is used for proteins encoded by IS66 family insertion elements, is considered an accessory protein, since TnpC, encoded by a neighboring gene, is a DDE family transposase.) gives MRKSINGLAAIVEGSFKLDPCDGALFVFCNRSRDRIKILEWDGDGFWLHFKRLEKGHFRWPTSGEEQTLVLTGEELSILLGGTRVALKLRRKELLGKRIT, from the coding sequence GCATCAACGGGCTTGCGGCCATTGTGGAAGGGAGTTTCAAACTTGACCCATGTGACGGGGCACTGTTCGTATTCTGCAACAGAAGCCGCGACCGCATAAAAATATTGGAATGGGATGGCGACGGGTTCTGGCTTCACTTCAAACGTCTGGAAAAAGGACATTTTCGGTGGCCAACGTCCGGTGAAGAACAGACCCTTGTGCTAACAGGTGAGGAATTGTCAATCCTATTAGGTGGGACAAGGGTGGCATTAAAGCTAAGGCGAAAAGAATTGCTGGGAAAACGAATTACATAA
- the tnpC gene encoding IS66 family transposase encodes METANNWTEIIAEKDARIAELEMLVKFYEEQFRLSKHRQFGPSSEKGTLPGQLGLFDEVEKEADLQKNEPELEEITYARRKRIGKRKDDLSVLPVETVEHTLPEEERVCPECGGMLHEMGHDTRRELVIIPPQVKVVEHRRAVLSCRNCEKNGDHVPIVKAEMPKPLISGSLASPSAVAHIITQKYVQHIPLYRQEQDWKRQGVRLSRQTMANWVIRCSEDWLLPIYERMKAILLTQDVLHADESTVQVLREPGKTAVSNSYMWLYRTSGDTKRQIVLFEYQPSRSSTHPRQFLKGFRGFLHTDGYAAYHTLPGVTVVGCWVHMRRKFEDALKAIPNCERAVSSANDAVRRIGLLFHLEEQWESLTPEERYKLRLEKSKPLAEAFFGWLQTLTVLPKTAMGKAVHYALEQREWLMNVYLDGRTELSNNRAENAVRPFALGRKNWLFCNAVKGAISSSVVYSIIETAKANGLLPFEYMKFLLETVPSTSIGELDALLPWGEAIPEKCRMPFTKENA; translated from the coding sequence ATGGAAACTGCAAACAACTGGACCGAAATAATAGCTGAAAAGGATGCCCGTATAGCCGAACTGGAGATGCTCGTAAAGTTTTACGAGGAACAGTTTCGGCTTTCTAAACATCGCCAATTTGGGCCATCAAGCGAAAAGGGTACTTTGCCTGGTCAGCTTGGTCTGTTTGACGAGGTTGAAAAAGAAGCTGATTTACAAAAAAACGAGCCGGAGCTCGAAGAAATTACCTATGCCCGCCGCAAACGCATTGGCAAAAGAAAAGATGACCTGTCAGTATTGCCGGTGGAGACGGTGGAACATACACTTCCCGAAGAAGAACGAGTTTGTCCTGAATGCGGTGGGATGCTGCATGAAATGGGACATGATACCCGGCGCGAGCTTGTAATTATTCCTCCTCAGGTCAAGGTTGTGGAGCATAGACGTGCCGTACTATCCTGCCGGAACTGCGAAAAAAATGGCGACCATGTGCCTATAGTAAAGGCGGAAATGCCCAAGCCGCTAATCAGCGGCAGCCTTGCTTCGCCATCTGCAGTGGCCCACATCATAACACAAAAATATGTTCAGCATATCCCACTGTACCGGCAAGAGCAAGACTGGAAAAGGCAGGGGGTGCGGCTTTCCCGCCAGACTATGGCCAACTGGGTCATCCGCTGCAGTGAGGATTGGCTGTTGCCCATTTATGAGCGAATGAAGGCCATATTGCTGACACAGGATGTGCTTCATGCTGATGAGAGTACAGTGCAGGTTTTACGGGAACCTGGGAAGACTGCCGTTTCAAACAGCTATATGTGGTTGTACAGGACAAGTGGGGATACAAAACGGCAGATTGTTCTCTTTGAGTATCAACCCAGCCGGTCAAGCACCCACCCGCGGCAGTTTTTAAAGGGTTTTAGGGGCTTTCTGCACACAGATGGCTATGCTGCCTATCACACATTACCCGGGGTCACAGTTGTGGGATGTTGGGTTCATATGCGACGTAAATTTGAGGATGCCCTTAAGGCTATTCCAAATTGCGAAAGGGCTGTATCATCAGCAAACGATGCTGTTAGGCGCATTGGCTTACTTTTCCACCTGGAAGAACAGTGGGAAAGTTTAACCCCTGAAGAACGCTACAAACTGAGATTAGAGAAATCTAAGCCTCTGGCAGAGGCTTTTTTTGGCTGGCTGCAAACGTTGACCGTCCTTCCCAAAACCGCTATGGGAAAGGCGGTGCACTATGCATTGGAACAGCGCGAATGGCTAATGAATGTCTACCTTGACGGGCGTACTGAACTCTCGAACAACCGCGCGGAAAATGCCGTGCGTCCCTTTGCCTTGGGCCGCAAAAATTGGTTGTTCTGCAATGCTGTCAAAGGGGCTATATCAAGCTCGGTGGTTTATTCCATCATAGAAACCGCCAAAGCAAACGGGCTGCTGCCCTTTGAATATATGAAATTCCTACTTGAAACTGTTCCATCTACATCAATTGGGGAATTGGATGCCCTATTACCTTGGGGCGAAGCTATCCCCGAAAAATGCCGTATGCCATTTACAAAGGAGAATGCCTAA
- the sigK gene encoding RNA polymerase sporulation sigma factor SigK: protein MLSGLCTAAFLSVVHGVMALVSYIANNTFPQPLNEKEESHYLGMLAKGDEDARNVLTERNLRLVAHIVKKFDSTGEDVDDLISIGTIGLIKAINTFKPDKGTRLATYAARCIENEILMHLRFIKKVKAEVSLYDPIGVDKEGNEISLIDILGTDPEVVADTVEITFEKNRLLEKVRKLSNREKKVLEMRFGLGNSSRKTQREIARALGISRSYVSRIEKRALNKLVKELCMEGCQ from the coding sequence ATGCTTTCCGGCCTGTGCACGGCTGCTTTTCTGTCGGTTGTCCATGGTGTGATGGCACTGGTTTCCTACATCGCCAACAACACCTTTCCCCAACCTCTAAATGAAAAGGAAGAGTCCCATTATCTTGGCATGCTGGCGAAGGGGGATGAAGACGCACGCAACGTCCTTACAGAAAGAAACCTCCGGTTAGTGGCTCATATCGTCAAGAAATTTGACTCCACAGGAGAGGACGTTGATGATTTAATTTCCATCGGAACCATCGGTCTAATTAAGGCAATTAACACCTTTAAACCAGACAAGGGTACTCGTCTGGCAACCTATGCTGCTCGCTGTATTGAAAATGAAATTCTGATGCACTTAAGGTTTATCAAAAAAGTAAAGGCAGAGGTTTCACTTTATGATCCCATTGGAGTTGACAAAGAAGGTAATGAAATAAGTCTTATTGATATTCTGGGTACCGACCCAGAGGTAGTAGCAGATACTGTGGAAATTACCTTTGAAAAGAATCGTCTATTGGAAAAGGTTCGTAAATTAAGCAACCGAGAAAAAAAAGTGCTGGAAATGCGTTTTGGTCTGGGCAATTCCAGTCGCAAGACCCAGCGGGAAATTGCCCGCGCACTAGGCATCTCCCGTTCCTATGTATCACGCATTGAGAAAAGAGCTTTAAATAAATTAGTTAAAGAGCTATGTATGGAAGGCTGCCAATAG
- a CDS encoding YqeG family HAD IIIA-type phosphatase, producing MLSKLYPRRYVTNLFQIDLAELKRLGIKAILFDIDNTLIPWDRQHLDPAIETWFRKIQEQGFKVCFVSNNNEERVATLSNILQVPGVHKARKPFRTGLRKALSIVGAEAHETAMVGDQVFTDVLAGNRLGLYTILVTPLAGKEFLGTRINRQLEKLILQRIKRRHL from the coding sequence ATGCTTTCCAAGCTTTATCCCCGCAGGTATGTAACTAATTTGTTTCAAATAGATTTGGCAGAATTAAAAAGACTGGGTATTAAGGCCATTCTTTTTGATATAGATAATACCCTTATCCCCTGGGATCGTCAGCACTTAGACCCCGCAATTGAAACATGGTTTAGAAAAATCCAGGAACAGGGGTTTAAAGTTTGTTTTGTTTCCAACAATAATGAAGAACGAGTTGCCACCTTATCCAATATTTTACAGGTGCCCGGCGTACATAAAGCCCGTAAGCCCTTTAGAACAGGGCTGCGGAAAGCACTCAGCATAGTGGGTGCCGAGGCACATGAAACAGCTATGGTAGGTGATCAGGTTTTTACTGATGTGCTGGCCGGTAATCGCCTGGGGTTATATACCATTTTGGTCACGCCGTTGGCGGGTAAAGAGTTTTTAGGTACCAGAATTAATCGTCAACTGGAGAAACTTATACTGCAGCGCATAAAAAGACGCCATTTGTAA
- the aroE gene encoding shikimate dehydrogenase, with the protein MGFPNLDGKTRVCGLFGFPVEHSFSPAMHNAAFQNRGLNWAYLPFAVQPEHLAKAVQGITALNLAGVNITVPHKQRVIPLLDEIDQAAAQIGAVNTIVNNQGKLVGYNTDGAGFIKSLAEEANFEPRGKRVLLLGAGGAARAVAFSLAMAGCQAIYITNRTTETAKALARELSQKCGVAAEVLPWGLELPAAAVARVDLVVQTTSLGMWPNTQACPEFPFGALHPGQLVCDLIYTPRQTAFLQQASARGATILNGLGMLLYQGVLAFELWTGHTAPVEVMKEILERQLNDSKLVERCENRKL; encoded by the coding sequence ATGGGCTTTCCCAATTTAGATGGAAAAACTAGGGTGTGCGGCTTGTTTGGTTTCCCGGTGGAACATTCCTTTTCTCCGGCTATGCATAATGCCGCTTTCCAAAACAGGGGCCTTAACTGGGCTTATTTGCCCTTTGCAGTACAGCCAGAGCATTTAGCTAAGGCTGTGCAGGGAATTACAGCCTTGAATTTGGCCGGGGTGAATATTACCGTACCCCATAAGCAGCGGGTCATACCTCTGCTGGATGAAATAGATCAAGCCGCTGCCCAAATTGGGGCAGTGAATACCATAGTCAACAATCAGGGTAAACTTGTGGGCTATAATACCGACGGCGCCGGTTTTATTAAATCCTTAGCCGAAGAAGCTAATTTCGAGCCCCGGGGTAAAAGGGTGCTGCTCCTGGGGGCGGGTGGAGCGGCCAGGGCAGTGGCCTTTAGTTTAGCCATGGCAGGTTGCCAAGCCATATATATTACCAATCGCACCACGGAAACCGCTAAGGCACTGGCCAGGGAGTTAAGCCAAAAATGTGGGGTTGCCGCGGAAGTCCTGCCCTGGGGTTTAGAACTGCCTGCAGCAGCAGTAGCCCGGGTGGATCTGGTGGTACAGACCACCTCCCTGGGTATGTGGCCCAATACGCAAGCCTGTCCGGAATTTCCCTTTGGGGCACTGCACCCAGGACAACTGGTTTGCGATCTAATCTATACTCCCCGCCAAACAGCTTTCCTGCAGCAAGCTTCAGCCAGAGGAGCAACTATTCTGAATGGTTTGGGGATGCTTTTGTATCAAGGAGTTTTAGCCTTTGAGTTATGGACAGGCCATACTGCACCGGTGGAGGTAATGAAAGAGATCTTGGAAAGGCAGTTAAATGACAGTAAACTAGTAGAAAGATGTGAAAATAGAAAATTGTAG
- the aroC gene encoding chorismate synthase, producing MLRFLTAGESHGPVLTAIVEGMVSGLPISASYVNEQLARRQGGYGRGGRMKIEKDQVQFLSGVRGGFTTGSPITLQISNRDWANWSEIMASGGEAKLTERVVTRPRPGHADLAGAIKYNQRDIRNILERASARETAARVAVGTLGRRLLEEMGITIVGFVRRIGSVEAALKDNWQANELKEKANNSQLLCPDASAEAAMMKEIDRAREQGDSLGGVFEIHAYGVPIGLGSHVHWDRKLDSRLAGALMGIQAIKGVEIGLGFTAAALPGSQVHDEIFYSPDLGFYRRTNGAGGIEGGISNGEPIVVRAAMKPIPTLYKPLLSVDINSKEAFAASVERSDVCAVPAACVVGEAVVSWELAAVMLEKFGGDSLEEIKERVKQWQLRIRQV from the coding sequence GTGTTAAGGTTTCTTACGGCTGGTGAGTCCCACGGCCCGGTCCTCACAGCCATTGTGGAAGGTATGGTGTCGGGTCTGCCCATCAGCGCTTCCTATGTCAATGAGCAGTTGGCTCGGCGTCAGGGCGGCTATGGGCGAGGCGGTCGCATGAAAATTGAAAAGGATCAAGTGCAGTTTCTTTCCGGTGTACGGGGTGGTTTTACTACCGGCAGTCCCATAACCCTTCAAATAAGCAACAGGGATTGGGCCAATTGGTCGGAAATTATGGCCTCTGGCGGTGAGGCTAAGTTAACGGAAAGAGTGGTAACTCGCCCTCGCCCGGGTCATGCTGACCTGGCCGGGGCTATTAAATATAATCAGCGGGATATTCGCAATATATTGGAAAGAGCCAGCGCCAGGGAAACTGCGGCCAGGGTGGCAGTGGGTACCCTCGGGCGCCGGTTGCTAGAAGAAATGGGGATTACTATAGTAGGTTTTGTCCGCCGCATTGGTTCGGTGGAGGCAGCCTTAAAGGATAACTGGCAGGCCAATGAACTGAAAGAAAAAGCCAATAACTCACAACTCCTTTGTCCCGATGCCTCTGCCGAAGCGGCTATGATGAAAGAAATAGATAGGGCCAGGGAGCAAGGTGATTCCTTGGGAGGAGTATTTGAGATCCATGCCTATGGGGTGCCGATCGGCTTGGGCAGTCATGTCCATTGGGATCGCAAACTTGATAGTCGTTTGGCGGGTGCGTTGATGGGTATTCAAGCCATTAAAGGTGTGGAAATTGGCCTTGGCTTTACCGCCGCCGCCCTACCCGGCTCTCAGGTTCATGATGAGATATTTTATTCCCCGGACCTGGGTTTTTATCGTCGGACAAACGGCGCAGGGGGCATTGAGGGAGGCATTAGTAATGGCGAGCCCATTGTGGTAAGGGCAGCCATGAAGCCCATTCCGACCCTGTATAAACCATTACTCAGCGTTGACATAAATAGCAAAGAAGCCTTTGCCGCTTCGGTGGAAAGATCTGATGTTTGTGCCGTTCCTGCTGCTTGTGTGGTGGGAGAGGCAGTGGTCTCCTGGGAGTTGGCAGCGGTCATGCTAGAGAAATTTGGCGGCGATAGTTTAGAGGAAATAAAAGAAAGAGTAAAGCAATGGCAGCTTCGCATAAGGCAGGTGTAA
- a CDS encoding shikimate kinase produces MKNIVLIGFMGTGKSTVGRRLARRLNYNFIDTDQAIEEITGLTVLQIFAKHGPKRFRGEEALLTSKLVNKEKLVIATGGGLVLNPENVRKLQQNSVLICLEASPEIICRRVRNKRTRPLLAKGNLQENVQNLLKERQGAYDMAEFTINTDEISPDEIVDRIMHFLGERGYCGANSNCGVSQT; encoded by the coding sequence ATGAAAAACATTGTGCTAATTGGATTTATGGGGACAGGTAAAAGCACTGTGGGCCGGCGCTTGGCCCGCAGGCTTAATTATAATTTTATAGATACCGACCAGGCCATAGAAGAAATCACCGGACTGACAGTGTTGCAGATCTTCGCTAAACATGGACCTAAGCGTTTTCGCGGTGAAGAGGCGCTATTGACAAGCAAACTGGTCAATAAGGAGAAATTAGTCATTGCCACCGGGGGAGGACTGGTTTTAAACCCGGAGAATGTGCGAAAATTACAGCAAAATAGTGTGCTGATTTGCCTGGAGGCATCACCGGAGATTATCTGTCGCCGGGTCAGAAATAAGAGAACCCGCCCACTGTTGGCTAAGGGTAACTTGCAGGAAAATGTGCAGAATTTGCTTAAGGAACGACAAGGTGCCTATGACATGGCGGAGTTTACCATTAATACCGATGAGATTAGCCCCGATGAAATAGTGGATAGAATTATGCATTTCTTAGGGGAAAGGGGGTATTGTGGTGCGAACAGTAATTGTGGCGTTAGCCAAACGTAG
- the aroB gene encoding 3-dehydroquinate synthase — MRTVIVALAKRSYPINIGSGILQELPEQLAPLSLGQKVLVVTDSQVGPLYGPRVKELLAGAGFSVAMVQIPAGETSKTLEQAAQLYDAAFSFGLDRKCAMIALGGGVVGDITGFVAATYMRGVPFIQVPTTLLAQVDSSVGGKVAVNHPQGKNIIGAFYQPKLVQIDVATLETLNIRELRAGLAEVIKYGVIWDGEFFSWLERNHTKLINLDPEALAYAIETCCQIKAAVVEQDETEQGKRALLNYGHTLGHALEALSGYGTYLHGEAVAVGMVAAARLAVQQGLLSRNDYQRIYTLLDNLQLPTEIPTDIKPEAIIELMFSDKKVYDGKLTLILPTGIGKAKICTDFPETQLDGLFNNGVS; from the coding sequence GTGCGAACAGTAATTGTGGCGTTAGCCAAACGTAGTTACCCGATTAATATTGGCAGCGGTATTTTACAGGAGTTGCCTGAGCAACTAGCCCCTTTATCTCTGGGTCAAAAGGTGCTAGTGGTTACGGATAGTCAGGTGGGTCCCCTTTATGGCCCCAGGGTAAAGGAACTGTTAGCAGGTGCCGGGTTTTCGGTGGCCATGGTGCAGATCCCGGCGGGGGAGACTTCGAAAACACTGGAGCAAGCAGCACAGCTCTATGATGCCGCCTTTTCCTTTGGCCTCGATCGCAAATGTGCGATGATCGCCTTGGGAGGCGGAGTGGTGGGAGATATAACCGGTTTTGTGGCAGCCACCTACATGCGTGGTGTTCCTTTCATTCAGGTACCCACCACCCTACTTGCCCAAGTGGATAGCAGTGTGGGGGGTAAGGTGGCGGTTAACCATCCCCAGGGTAAAAACATCATAGGTGCCTTTTACCAACCCAAGCTGGTACAGATAGATGTGGCCACCCTAGAGACCCTCAACATCAGGGAATTAAGAGCGGGTTTGGCTGAGGTGATCAAGTACGGGGTTATCTGGGATGGGGAGTTTTTTAGCTGGTTAGAAAGGAACCATACCAAGCTAATAAACTTAGATCCAGAGGCACTGGCCTATGCCATAGAGACTTGCTGCCAAATCAAAGCCGCTGTGGTGGAACAGGATGAAACCGAGCAGGGCAAGCGGGCTCTGTTAAATTACGGGCATACCCTGGGACATGCATTAGAGGCCTTAAGCGGTTATGGTACCTACCTGCATGGTGAGGCGGTGGCAGTGGGGATGGTGGCAGCGGCCCGCTTGGCGGTGCAGCAGGGGTTATTGTCAAGGAATGATTATCAGCGGATTTATACCTTGCTGGACAACTTACAGCTACCCACCGAAATACCTACAGATATTAAACCAGAAGCAATAATTGAATTAATGTTTTCTGATAAAAAGGTATATGATGGCAAGTTAACCTTGATATTACCCACAGGTATTGGCAAGGCCAAAATATGCACAGATTTCCCAGAAACCCAATTAGATGGATTATTTAATAATGGGGTGAGTTAG